The stretch of DNA aattgtctGGTTAGAAAATTCACTTTTTTGAAGGTGAGTCGTCCATTTGACTTCATACCAAGACATCCAGAGACACGATCGAACGCATATTCCATTATTTTGACTGTAAACTATATAAGATTTGTGGGACGAATATCGTTACAATAAACGTCAGAGGACCAGAAAACCTGTTCATTATAACCGTCGTTATATCCAGtgtgaaattatcaaaattgtcctaaattggatgaaattctATAAGGTCTTTGTAATAACCGATAAAAATCGTTATATCTGGggtcgttataacgaggttccaccaACATCTTGTCTATCATTCCCCCGAACCGATAATCACAGGAATCAGTGAGCACGGTAACAATCTtccgaaaataattttttttaaaagagCGGTTTCATTCACATATGCATTTATTTCATCGATAACCATTTACAAATACGTGATTATTCGCATTCGACGTTTTCGCGTGGTTGAAATCGCATCCTAATATTTGTATAAATGTGCATGAATCAAAATGAAGGCGTGATTTTGaaacattgtaaataaataGTAAATtaaacagatgaaatatgcATACGCGATACAGGGCGTATCGTGATAGAGACACTAAACTTATCTAATATagttaaatatatattttaaatgcTCGATCGTTCGAAAGCTTCAGAAATGAAAGGATCGTTTagattttttcaattaaacaataaatagGATCAGCTTTATGCGATAGATATTTCAGTTCAGTTTGAGTGGATATAAACGTTTACATCAAAGATCTGTGGAACGCCTTTCCTTCGCGACCATCGATCACACGTGTAATAGGACGCAATGGATTCTTCGTCTTCGTCAGGTAATTCTGTAATACACGACAAAGGAAATTATCGCTAagataaaaacaagaaaattattatctacttatttgtattacttatcatcaattttttttcatgggACCTGGACGCCCATAGTGATTGAACAGCCTCTGTTTAAGGTCCAtcatcaatttattaattctattatatatcatgtattttttgtaatataattgataaatatcattatagaaatataatattatatatatattattattattattattattatttatattattattattatttatattattattagtattattattattattattattattgttattattattattattattattattattattattattattattattattactattattattattattatttttattattattattattattattattattattatgcaTATACCCACCAGGTTTATGCATATAGACTTACGTGACCGTACGCCATTCCATTTCTTATTTCGTTGGTAGACGCCTGGCGGCCGACCCACACATACAGTTCATCACCGGTAtccaaaaagaaaacatcCTAAAATATCGAACAGATTCTTATTAGATACAGTCTAGAATTACATAATAAGTTTAAGTTAATTTTCAACGGTTTTACCTTGTTACAGAGCATGCTCTTGTTCACATTGCCCTCGGCAATCTTCTTAAAGTCCAGCTTGCCACTAGAGTCTGACAAACTGAAAAAATCGACACATATATGAATATGGACTtgcaataatgataatcatcTATTTTGTGTTATGTGCATTTTCGCTGCTGATTGGAATTTATCAACGGGTATACGTACGAGCAATTATCACCAATAATGTAGGAAGCCATTCGATATCAACTTTAGTGAAGCACGGCTAAAAAGCATTTTAAAAAGGGtatttttttcttagaagCTGGTGTTTTTCCTTATCGTGGCTCAGTATGTGAACTATTTTATGAAGTTAGTGGTGAGTTGTATTAGTGTGAAAAGCGTGCTCGCAGATGGGGTACCGTGATAGCGTGAACAATCGGTAAAACGTAAATCGTGTTTGGAAAGTTAGTCATGTTTCATGCTGTGAAATTTAGATAACATCTCCTCGGGTCCTGACGTCGAAGAAACGACCGATGTACACGCGTCCATTCTGTGCGTCTGTATGTACTTCGTATTGCCTTAAAAACAACATCGGTATTTACTGGGCGGATAGATCCAACATTTAAAGAAAGAGACACCGACGACATCTCCACCACGACAGACACCACCGATCAACAAACTTACTCCACACGTGATTCGGTTTGTTTCGATTTACCGCAACACACGAAAGAGCCACTCTCATCACCGGAGTCGTCCGCCCGACTACTGAATCAATATATCACACAATTACAGACGGAGCGTTCCTCCAAAAATCCACAGATACAGTGTGTATTTACAGAAGAAAAATGTTTGTGGGggttaaaattagatttactACATAATCGTTTAACTACTACTAACTACCTAAAAAGTGTAGGCCTTCGTTTTAACACTAtgacccaattccacagttgcaTTAACTGACTCGAGGTAAGCGTAGTTAATTTTGAATCCTATCCTTTTATCCTATCCAACAACTGTCGAACAGGGTCTAGTTTTGTTAAACCATAGCAAACATTCCAATTTATGCACTTATGTTATTTTGAGAGTTTCATTATGCGCAGAACAGAAGTAACTTAAATTGTATAACGCATTCGCATCAGTGGTCCCCGGCGGCGAAGTAATTCAGAACTCCGCCATTGCTGCATACACGCATGTTGGCAAAATCTTAACGAAAATAACATTACACGAACTGATAAGGAAAGTGATGTGATGCACTGATAGAAAATGAGAGACGATTGGTCCCTCGAAATTGACGGATGACGTCAGATTACGATCGAAATAAGATGATAGAATGAGAAACACTGGTGGCTCGAAATAAAACTCAGAGATGGTGAAATTGAGGAGAATGCACTTAAAAACGCAAagaataaaagaaagaaaattgaaaagaatGACAGAGAATTGCCGATTGAAATAATGGATCGAAATGAAACTCagtgatgatgaaattgaagaaactaattcaaaaataaaaagaataataaaagaCGAAAAAAGAGTGACAAAGTTTTTACATACACATTCACGTAATAGATATACATATAAAACATTGATAAATCGTGCGCCGCGTTTTTTCGCGTTTAGCACAATTAGCAGCAGCGGCTATATAACATTATTTACCTGTCCGACAACCTAGATTTACACGTGGAGAAAATAGAATATGTTTAAACGTACGTTTTTTTCGCTGTccattttgtaatcatatagacactcattttcattaaaagcTTTATCATCAGCCACTACACGATCGGAAATTCATCACTTTTTAGAAATATAGTCTTGTTTAAGATGAAGGATTTTTGGAATTCGGGTCCGCAATATTGCATTAGCAGATGTTGGATTGAAGAAATCGATTAAGCGAATATCTCACCGgtataaaactttgattttcTCAACTCCGTCGGTTTCATCTTCGTCGTCATCGATGGCCTCATCGGGCAAaagatttttgaattcatCCTACGAAAAGAGATATCAAAatacattattgtaacggtagATTTGGTTACGTGACGGTAATAGGAATAAAGTAAATTCTCTGCTAGGAAAAACTGATTCATCTTATTCAACTTATCGTTTCATTTTTGGGACTTTGTAATAGTAAATCGTAGTTGCAACACAGTTTACTTACAATTTCGCGGGCTGACGAGGAGCCTTCGTCAATCACGGATAATTCAGCACCATTGTGATCGTTACGCAGTTTTTGTACATATTCCATTGCCTAAAATTGGACAGTTTGAATACAGTAGTCGATATTCGGTCCCCAGTTAACTCAGACAACCGTGCATACGTCTGGGAATTTCACCAAAGACTATAGATTGCATTAATCAATTCTCATATCGGTTTAACTTGGTGAAATActcacgattgataaaacacacATCCGTATTGAGACAATAATGTAGAGAGAATtccataataataatgaaaaacagTCAGAAAATGTAACTGGAGCTCCAGTTACATTTTCTGActgttttacatcattttgtAGGATTCTCTGTACATTGGTGAAATACTGAcggtgaaatgaaattatgtgCGATAAAATCGCAGTCAGTTCAGACAACTCTTACCTTTCTTCGTTCGTCTTTGTTGCAGTCTTTTCCGTTGAACTGATAAAGTTTCTTTCCGAAATCAACGACGAAACAATCGACGGAGTTCAAACTCTTTCTGGTGAACGTCGCCTGAAAATTATTCGACAACGATCAGAAACAAACGATCTTTGAACCGAAACAAAAATGATGGGTATATAATAGCGGGAATTCATACCTCGCGAACCTCGACGTTCTTCTTCTGCCCGAAAATGTGCAGCAGACGCGGCTTGTACTGTTCCGGTGTAACGTGTCGGAATCCAGAATCAGCACCGccttccataattctgaaaattattcatcataatcgttgttagtaaaaaataatcatttcaaaatgccCTATCTTTGTCGACTATATCTTTAATTTCCAGCATTGCATAAtagattaaattgaatttgattaaaacgGCTTCTAGATGGATAGTGAGCCAAATCCACAGTTGATATGACGCCTCACAACACGTATATTAATCTCTTCTAGGAATCATAACCCAGATTCTGTACACGGTTTCACaaacaaaattgacattttcgtCAACCTGCTTCGTGAGGCGTCTTTTGTTTCTGAGTCACTAGTAATGCCTATGCACGAGAATGGAGCAACGGGTTGAAAAACGGGTATTCTAAAATGACAATAGTCAAGCTATCATAGGCTCATATCCAGTCCGACAAAAACCAGGCAGCGGCCAACTAAAATCTTAATTGAAGCAGCGAAACGAAAacgaattatatttcttttgggttcgaatccttgaaACCGGCAACGTGTCGGTCAGGAATAAGGAACAATATTGGGAACAATATGAATATCAATCAGACATGAATTTGTTTCGAATTGCAGTTCTGTACCGCAATTAGTTCATGATATCGCAAAGACTATACAGTGTTGTACTAACTCGAGCGTTTTGAAGTACGACTTGAACAACTCCGATTCATGACCTTGAACTTCACGGCGTTGGATGGCCTTATCATCCAGGTACGTGTCTAACTCTACAGTTTTGTAGGCAGCTGTTCCGTATTCATCCTACAAGATAAACCTTCCGCATCTTATCACCGATTATATGCCCACatttaataacattttctcGTTATCACCTGTCAATTTCTAATGTAAAAATCATCATGCGGTACACAAAAATAAAAACGTAAAGGTAATTCGAATAAATGGATAATCATTAAGCACTTTCAGCATAGCTTCAGTGATGTTTTCTTTTAAGGATATTTCAAAGAACTTCTTAAGTTTTTGATAGCAAGTCATATAAGATAAAATGAATCAGACAACAGCCCGGGACAACAGAACGAGCTTCGTTCTTTATAGAAGTTTCTGCTGAAAGGTAAGATGTATTACGAACCTGGCTGCTGTGTTTTCCGATCCAGAAATGAACGTCGTATTCCCAGTCATCCTCACCGGGGTTCTTGTATTTCTAGAATGTTAAATCGCCGGAGACGATTATTTCGTGTGTAACAAGCTCAATGCACCGACACTTCGTATAGAAATAGACTTACGTTTAGGATGATGTAACTATCGCCGCTGTAGAATTTGCCACGATCTTCCTCGGGCCAAGGTGTCGGTACGAATTTCTGAAAGAAAATCGGAAAGATTCGTAATTCATACCGTCACCATTTTCTCAATCAAAACAGTACAAAATTTCCGTAGAAATGGAAAATACTAAAGCTCGTATATTATAGCTTGTTGAGTCTTGTTTAATCTAAGCGAGTTCTCGTGTATCGAGCCTTTCTAAGTCGATGTATTCACTTACGACTATCTGCCAAATAAACAGTCCAGGTTCGTCTTTAGCATTTACAACAGTCCAAGCCTTTTCGGTTTCTGCAGCCGCCTCTGTAGAAAATTGTTTAAGTGAAGTAAAGTTTATTCTGACCTTGAATCAAGTACGAGAATGCtataaaaatatgttcatGCAGCATATACGATAATATACACTTTTCTCATTAGTCTCTACGTTAATTCCGAAACACATACTATTCAGCATTATAAGGGTACACTAACTGAGGGTTAATATCTTCTGGGTTTTAGTGCGTGACCAGAAATGGGGTTTAATTAACGCCGCTGTGAGTCATTTTTACctaatgaatatttcaggTAGATTGAcgggaaaaaaatatcttcCTAACAAACGAAGGCGAAAGCACTATAAGATAGAATCGTAGGAGGTTGGTAGTAATATACGCTGTCTATACCGTCTTACAGTGTGGAAAGGTTCGTTCATATAGCGAACTATTATCGTCTGAAGATAAACCCTGTTCGACTTGTTGTTTATAAACCGTGTATGAAGAAATCTCGAATAACTCTGCATTCATTCGGCTATGCATGTACATTCAAACTCGTTCGAATTAACAGAATTCCGcaatatcaaaaattgataTGAATTATAAAACGAATGTCATTCCCTTAATGCTAAAGCTATAGATATTTTACGCCTACGCTAGATGTGTTTACAATTCTAACATCCgcattttttaaattaaaaagcAAATGAGACATGACTGTAACCGTTGTTCATGAGTGTATCTATGCGTCGAGATATTTCAGTGATTTTTTAATAACTTACTTTTGATTTCTCGTTCCAGTGGTGTTCCAAACAAGGCAAGATTGGAATCTTTCCAGTCGTATTTCTTCGCTTTCACTAATCCTGTATTGACGATACAAAAACGACATATATAAATTACAAAAACTCAGAAAATGTGATGTATTGAAATAATAGGGACAGATTCGTTATTACCTGACATGATTGCGTGATTCGGATCAAGTTGTGATAACctgaaaattaattgattcCACGAGTAAAACAAACTATATCCTATAATTATCGTAAGACTCCTCGCCACTTTAAACAGCGTTTTGTGAATTGGTAAAGAATGCAGATTGAAAACCGAGATTTCGGTAAGCGCGATGTAAACTTCTTCTTCGGCACCTTTTATCTAAGACGCTACTAAACCATACTAATCTTCTACGCGTtaaataacagaaacaattaGACAGAATTTATTACTATTAAGTAAACACGTTCTACCTTTGATCATTATGCCGATGTTTACAGACAGTGTTTATTATAGATTTAGGTATACTTTTTAAAGGTATTGCTACGCGTTGTAGGCCAGATCCGTCCGTAAAAATATCCAAGCTAAGAGGTATCCATTACCAAACTTCATTGTGAAAATAGAAGAACCGATACATGCGTGCACCTAACTGTTTGGTGAGTATTCGAAATCCCGGCTACACAATAATTCAAGCATTTTGGCGTGGACGAAACCAAATTCCAACCAGGGGCCAGTCGCACAGTCATAGATTAGATTTAATCTAAGACCAACAGTTCTATTAAAGTCAATCTTacaaacaacttaagaccggatttaagaccacttaggatttaagaccacttttggatttaagtcacgactgtgcaactgtgGGCCTAGTTGTTTAAATCTTAGCGGGAATCTCGCAATTGGGTGAAACTATAATGCAGCTGTATCTTTTTAGATAGTAAAAGAGATAGTATTTTCCGCCGCGGTGTAACAAGCTATTACTTATGTATAGTGTTTATTGCACATacaaatcgaaataaaaatcCCCGATGGCAATTGACGGTTAGATAGAAAACCATCAGCAGTGAATACACCTACAACACTCAGTTCATGCGCGCATTCCTCTTCGATGATTGATTCAAATGAGTTATTTACAGCGCGTTCTTATTTACCACCGAACAACGAGCATCGCTTTCGATTTGTATTCAGTTAATCGTCCATTAGCTACGTACAATAATCTAAAATAGTAGAACATTGACTTTTTACATACCTAAAACAATAAGCAGCGCGGTGCGTCGACTGATTGAAGGCTTCTGGCTACTACTGCAGACGAACAATGACGCTCAAGCACACCAACACAATCGCTAGCGGAAGTGATGGTTTTCACCACGCCTAACGGTGTATTCTGGGTAGAATTGATCTACATCCCTGCAGGATAAGTATTTATAGTATGATGATGCGTTCACGCAGCGAGAACGCTTCGTTTATTCTCTGGGCGTCGACATTTCATCTTGTGTTTGTCGAGCAATCTGGGGTTATCCatcataaatattataaaattcCTAACATTCCATTTAACTTCATTTCTTATAATCTCATTATTTATAAT from Tubulanus polymorphus chromosome 11, tnTubPoly1.2, whole genome shotgun sequence encodes:
- the LOC141913413 gene encoding gelsolin-like protein 2 isoform X2 gives rise to the protein MSGLVKAKKYDWKDSNLALFGTPLEREIKKAAAETEKAWTVVNAKDEPGLFIWQIVKFVPTPWPEEDRGKFYSGDSYIILNKYKNPGEDDWEYDVHFWIGKHSSQDEYGTAAYKTVELDTYLDDKAIQRREVQGHESELFKSYFKTLEIMEGGADSGFRHVTPEQYKPRLLHIFGQKKNVEVREATFTRKSLNSVDCFVVDFGKKLYQFNGKDCNKDERRKAMEYVQKLRNDHNGAELSVIDEGSSSAREIDEFKNLLPDEAIDDDEDETDGVEKIKVLYRLSDSSGKLDFKKIAEGNVNKSMLCNKDVFFLDTGDELYVWVGRQASTNEIRNGMAYGHNYLTKTKNPLRPITRVIDGREGKAFHRSLM
- the LOC141913413 gene encoding gelsolin-like protein 2 isoform X1 — translated: MSGLVKAKKYDWKDSNLALFGTPLEREIKKAAAETEKAWTVVNAKDEPGLFIWQIVKFVPTPWPEEDRGKFYSGDSYIILNKYKNPGEDDWEYDVHFWIGKHSSQDEYGTAAYKTVELDTYLDDKAIQRREVQGHESELFKSYFKTLEIMEGGADSGFRHVTPEQYKPRLLHIFGQKKNVEVREATFTRKSLNSVDCFVVDFGKKLYQFNGKDCNKDERRKAMEYVQKLRNDHNGAELSVIDEGSSSAREIDEFKNLLPDEAIDDDEDETDGVEKIKVLYRLSDSLSDSSGKLDFKKIAEGNVNKSMLCNKDVFFLDTGDELYVWVGRQASTNEIRNGMAYGHNYLTKTKNPLRPITRVIDGREGKAFHRSLM